In Marmota flaviventris isolate mMarFla1 chromosome 17, mMarFla1.hap1, whole genome shotgun sequence, a single genomic region encodes these proteins:
- the Klhl11 gene encoding kelch-like protein 11 gives MAAAVAAAAAAAAAAASLQVLEMESMETAAAGSAGLAAEVRGSGTVDFGPGPGISAMEASGGDPGPEAEDFECSSHCSELSWRQNEQRRQGLFCDITLCFGGAGGREFRAHRSVLAAATEYFTPLLSGQFSESRSGRVEMRKWSSEPGPEPDTVEAVIEYMYTGRIRVSTGSVHEVLELADRFLLIRLKEFCGEFLKKKLHLSNCVAIHSLAHMYTLSQLALKAADMIRRNFYKVIQDEEFYTLPFHLIRDWLSDLEITVDSEEVLFETVLKWVQRNAEERERYFEELFKLLRLSQMKPTYLTRHVKPERLVANNEVCVKLVADAVERHALRAENIQSGTFQHPTSHVSLLPRYGQNMDVIMVIGGVSEGGDYLSECVGYFVDEDRWVNLPHIHNHLDGHAVAVTESYVYVAGSMEPGFAKTVERYNPNLNTWEHVCSLMTRKHSFGLTEVKGKLYSIGGHGNFSPGFKDVTVYNPELDKWHNLESAPKILRDVKALAIEDRFVYIAARTPVDRDTEDGLKAVITCYDTETRQWQDVESLPLIDNYCFFQMSVVNSNFYQTASCCPKSYSLENEEAVRKIASQVSDEILESLPPEVLSIEGAAICYYKDDVFIIGGWKNSDDIDKQYRKEAYRYCAERKRWMLLPPMPQPRCRATACHVRIPYRYLHGTQRYPMPQNLMWQKDRIRQMQEIHRHALNMRRVPSSQIEC, from the exons ATGGCGGCAGCagtggcggcggcggcagcagcggcgGCCGCAGCTGCATCCCTTCAGGTGCTGGAGATGGAGAGCATGGAGACGGCCGCCGCCGGCTCAGCGGGTCTGGCCGCCGAGGTCCGAGGCAGCGGCACGGTGGACTTCGGGCCCGGGCCCGGGATCTCTGCCATGGAAGCAAGCGGGGGCGATCCTGGCCCGGAGGCTGAGGACTTCGAGTGCAGCTCCCACTGCTCGGAGCTGTCCTGGCGGCAGAACGAGCAGCGGCGCCAAGGCCTTTTCTGCGACATCACTTTGTGCTTCGGTGGCGCCGGAGGCCGCGAGTTCCGGGCCCACCGCTCCGTGCTGGCTGCCGCCACCGAGTACTTCACACCCCTGCTCTCGGGCCAGTTTTCCGAGTCGCGCTCGGGCCGGGTGGAGATGCGCAAGTGGAGCTCGGAGCCGGGGCCCGAACCCGACACGGTGGAAGCCGTTATCGAATACATGTACACCGGCCGCATTCGCGTCAGCACCGGCAGTGTGCACGAGGTGCTGGAGTTGGCCGACAG ATTCTTATTAATTCGCTTAAAAGAATTTTGTGGAGAATTTCTCAAGAAAAAACTTCATCTCTCAAATTGTGTGGCCATTCATAGTTTAGCGCACATGTATACCCTGAGTCAACTTGCTCTAAAAGCTGCTGATATGATACGGAGAAATTTCTACAAAGTCATTCAGGATGAAGAATTTTATACCTTACCTTTCCATCTCATTCGAGATTGGCTTTCAGACTTGGAAATTACGGTTGATTCTGAAGAGGTTCTCTTTGAAACAGTTTTGAAGTGGGTTCAGAGAAAtgctgaagagagagagagatactttGAAGAACTTTTTAAATTGCTCAGGTTGTCCCAGATGAAACCTACCTATCTTACTCGACATGTCAAACCAGAGAGGCTGGTGGCCAATAATGAAGTTTGTGTCAAGCTGGTGGCAGATGCAGTGGAGAGGCATGCTCTGAGAGCTGAGAACATACAATCTGGCACATTCCAGCATCCTACTTCTCATGTCTCATTATTACCTCGCTATGGGCAAAATATGGATGTGATCATGGTTATTGGAGGTGTGTCAGAAGGAGGTGATTATTTAAGTGAATGTGTGGGATATTTTGTTGATGAGGACAGATGGGTGAACCTGCCCCATATTCATAATCACCTTGATGGACATGCTGTGGCAGTAACAGAATCCTATGTGTATGTTGCGGGATCAATGGAACCAGGGTTTGCTAAAACTGTGGAAAGGTACAACCCAAATTTGAATACATGGGAGCATGTTTGTAGTCTGATGACAAGGAAGCATTCTTTTGGGCTAACAGAAGTTAAGGGGAAGCTGTATAGCATTGGTGGACATGGCAACTTTAGTCCTGGCTTTAAAGATGTGACTGTTTATAATCCTGAGCTTGATAAATGGCACAACTTGGAATCAGCACCAAAGATTCTTCGAGATGTCAAAGCGCTCGCCATCGAAGACCGATTTGTGTACATTGCTGCCCGCACTCCTGTGGACCGAGACACTGAGGATGGGTTGAAGGCTGTAATTACATGCTATGATACAGAGACTCGACAGTGGCAGGATGTGGAATCTTTGCCACTTATTGACAATTACTGCTTTTTCCAGATGTCTGTGGTCAATTCAAACTTTTATCAGACGGCATCATGCTGTCCCAAGAGTTATTCTTTAGAAAATGAAGAGGCAGTAAGAAAAATTGCCAGCCAAGTGTCTGATGAGATCCTTGAAAGCTTGCCTCCAGAAGTCCTAAGCATTGAAGGAGCAGCCATTTGTTATTACAAAGACGATGTCTTCATTATTGGAGGCTGGAAAAACAGTGATGATATTGACAAACAGTACCGGAAAGAAGCCTACCGATACTGTGCAGAGAGAAAAAGGTGGATGCTCCTTCCTCCCATGCCACAGCCTCGTTGTAGAGCCACTGCTTGTCACGTCAGGATCCCATACCGGTACTTGCATGGCACACAGAGATATCCTATGCCTCAAAATCTAATGTGGCAGAAGGACCGCATCAGACAGATGCAAGAAATACATCGGCATGCCCTGAACATGCGGCGGGTGCCAAGCTCCCAGATTGAATGCTAA
- the Klhl10 gene encoding kelch-like protein 10, producing the protein MEMESTAASTRFHQPHMERKMSAMTCEIFNELRLEGKLCDVVIKVNGFEFNAHKNILCSCSSYFRALFTSGWNNTEKKVYNIPGISPDMMKLIIEYAYTRTVPITPDNVEKLLAAADQFNIMGIVRGCCEFLKSELCLDNCIGICKFTDYYYCPELRQKAYMFILHNFEEMVKVSAEFLELSVTELKDIIEKDELNVKQEDAVFEAILKWISHDPQNRKQHISVLLPKVRLALMHAEYFMNNVKMNDYVKDSEECKPVIINALKAMYDLNMNGPSNSDFTNPLTRPRLPYAILFAIGGWSGGSPTNAIEAYDARADRWVNVTCEEESPRAYHGAAYLKGYVYIIGGFDSVDYFNSVKRFDPVKKTWHQVAPMHSRRCYVSVTVLSNFIYAMGGFDGYVRLNTAERYEPETNQWTLIAPMHEQRSDASATTLYGKVYICGGFNGNECLFTAEVYNTESNQWTVIAPMRSRRSGIGVIAYGEHVYAVGGFDGANRLRSAEAYSPVANTWRTIPTMFNPRSNFGIEVVDDLLFVVGGFNGFTTTFNVECYDEKTDEWYDAHDMSIYRSALSCCVVPGLANVGEYAARRDNFTGLALRDEVKYSASTSTLPV; encoded by the exons ATGGAGATGGAGAGCACGGCGGCCTCCACTCGGTTCCACCAGCCTCACATGGAGAGGAAGATGAGCGCGATGACCTGTGAGATCTTCAATGAACTTCGGCTAGAGGGCAAGCTCTGCGACGTGGTCATCAAGGTCAATGGCTTTGAGTTCAATGCCCACAAGAACATCCTCTGTAGCTGCAGTTCCTATTTTAG agctttGTTTACAAGTGGCTGGAACAACACTGAGAAGAAGGTATACAACATTCCTGGCATTTCCCCTGATATGATGAAGCTAATTATTGAATATGCATACACCCGGACCGTGCCTATCACCCCGGACAACGTGGAGAAGCTGCTGGCTGCTGCAGACCAATTTAACATCATGGGTATTGTTAGGGGTTGCTGTGAGTTCCTCAAGTCGGAGCTGTGTCTGGATAATTGTATCGGCATCTGCAAGTTCACGGACTACTACTATTGCcctgagctgaggcagaaggccTACATGTTCATACTGCACAACTTCGAGGAGATGGTGAAAGTCTCAGCAGAGTTTCTAGAGCTCTCGGTCACTGAACTTAAGGATATCATTGAGAAAGATGAGCTCAACGTCAAACAGGAAGATGCTGTATTTGAGGCCATTTTAAAGTGGATTTCCCATGACCCCCAAAATAGGAAGCAGCACATTTCAGTTTTACTTCCTAAG GTTCGCCTGGCCCTAATGCATGCCGAATACTTCATGAACAATGTTAAGATGAATGACTATGTCAAAGATAGTGAGGAATGCAAGCCAGTCATCATTAATGCCCTGAAGGCCATGTATGATCTAAACATGAACGGACCCTCCAATTCTGACTTCACCAACCCACTCACCAGGCCCCGCCTGCCCTATGCCATCCTATTTGCAATTGGTGGCTGGAGTGGTGGGAGCCCCACCAATGCCATTGAGGCATATGATGCTCGGGCAGACAGATGGGTGAATGTCACTTGCGAGGAAGAGAGTCCTCGTGCCTATCATGGGGCAGCCTATTTGAAAGGCTACGTTTATATCATTGGGGGGTTCGATAGTGTAGACTACTTCAATAGTGTAAAGCGTTTTGATCCAGTTAAGAAAACTTGGCACCAAGTGGCCCCGATGCACTCCAGACGTTGCTATGTCAGCGTGACAGTCCTCAGCAATTTTATATACGCCATGGGAGGATTCGACGGCTACGTGCGTCTCAATACTGCTGAGCGTTATGAGCCAGAGACCAATCAATGGACACTCATCGCCCCCATGCATGAACAAAGGAGCGATGCCAGCGCCACGACACTCTATGGGAAG GTCTACATATGTGGTGGGTTTAATGGAAATGAATGCCTGTTTACAGCAGAAGTGTACAACACTGAGAGTAATCAGTGGACAGTCATAGCACCCATGAGAAGCAGGAGGAGTGGAATAGGTGTAATTGCTTATGGGGAACACGTATATGCG GTAGGTGGTTTTGATGGAGCTAATCGACTTAGGAGTGCAGAAGCCTACAGCCCAGTGGCTAATACTTGGCGTACGATCCCCACTATGTTTAATCCACGTAGCAATTTTGGCATCGAAGTAGTGGATGACCTCTTGTTTGTGGTAGGTGGCTTTAATGGCTTTACCACCACCTTTAATGTTGAGTGCTATGATGAAAAGACCGACGAGTGGTATGATGCTCATGACATGAGTATATACCGCAGTGCTCTGAGCTGCTGTGTGGTACCGGGGCTGGCCAATGTTGGGGAATATGCAGCTAGACGGGACAACTTCACAGGATTAGCACTGCGAGATGAAGTAAAGTATTCCGCTTCGACAAGTACCCTACCTGTATGA
- the Nt5c3b gene encoding 7-methylguanosine phosphate-specific 5'-nucleotidase isoform X3: protein MAEEVSTLKKATVRMRQPGRVLEIVGALRRGGGERLQVISDFDMTLSRFSYNGKRCPSSYNILDNSKIISEECRKELTALYHHYYPIEIDPHRSIKEKLPHMVEWWTKAHNLLCQQRIQKRQIAQVVGESTAMLREGYKTFFNTLYRNNIPLFIFSAGIGDILEEIIRQMEVFHPNIHIVSNYMDFNEEGFLQGFKGQLIHTYNKNSSACQNSSYFQQLQGKTNILLLGDSMGDLTMADGVPGVENILKIGFLNDKVEEQRQRYLESYDIVLEKDESLDVVNGLLQHILSQGDLMEMQDS, encoded by the exons ATGGCGGAAGAG GTGAGCACCCTGAAGAAGGCCACGGTCCGGATGCGGCAGCCCGGGCGGGTGCTGGAGATCGTGGGCGCGCTCCGCAGGGGCGGGGGCGAGCGGCTGCAG GTGATTTCTGATTTTGACATGACCTTGAGCAGGTTTTCATATAATGGAAAGCGATGCCCTTCTTCTTACA ATATTCTGGATAACAGCAAGATCATCAGTGAGGAGTGTCGGAAAGAG CTCACGGCGCTGTATCACCACTACTACCCAATTGAGATTGACCCACACCGATCCATCAAAGAGAAGTTGCCTCATATGGTAGAATG GTGGACCAAAGCGCACAACCTCCTGTGTCAGCAGAGGATTCAGAAGCGTCAGATAGCGCAGGTGGTCGGGGAGTCCACCGCCATGCTCAG GGAGGGGTATAAGACATTCTTCAACACACTCTATCGTAACAACATTCCGCTGTTCATCTTTTCTGCGGGCATTGGTGATATCCTGGAAGAAATTATCCGACAGATGGAAGTGTTTCACCCCAATATCCACATTGTGTCTAACTACATGGATTTTAATGAAGAG GGTTTTCTACAGGGATTCAAGGGCCAGCTCATACACACCTACAATAAGAACAGTTCCGCGTGTCAGAACTCCAGTTACTTCCAGCAGCTTCAGGGCAAGACCAACATCCTCCTGCTTGGAGACTCCATGGGGGACCTCACTATGGCCGATGGGGTTCCTGGAGTGGAGAACATTCTCAAGATTGGCTTCCTAAACGACAAG GTGGAGGAGCAGCGGCAGCGCTACCTGGAGTCCTATGACATCGTGCTGGAGAAGGACGAGTCCCTGGATGTGGTGAACGGGCTGCTGCAGCACATCCTGTCCCAGGGGGACCTCATGGAGATGCAAGACTCCTGA
- the Nt5c3b gene encoding 7-methylguanosine phosphate-specific 5'-nucleotidase isoform X1, producing the protein MAEEVISDFDMTLSRFSYNGKRCPSSYNILDNSKIISEECRKELTALYHHYYPIEIDPHRSIKEKLPHMVEWWTKAHNLLCQQRIQKRQIAQVVGESTAMLREGYKTFFNTLYRNNIPLFIFSAGIGDILEEIIRQMEVFHPNIHIVSNYMDFNEEGFLQGFKGQLIHTYNKNSSACQNSSYFQQLQGKTNILLLGDSMGDLTMADGVPGVENILKIGFLNDKVEEQRQRYLESYDIVLEKDESLDVVNGLLQHILSQGDLMEMQDS; encoded by the exons ATGGCGGAAGAG GTGATTTCTGATTTTGACATGACCTTGAGCAGGTTTTCATATAATGGAAAGCGATGCCCTTCTTCTTACA ATATTCTGGATAACAGCAAGATCATCAGTGAGGAGTGTCGGAAAGAG CTCACGGCGCTGTATCACCACTACTACCCAATTGAGATTGACCCACACCGATCCATCAAAGAGAAGTTGCCTCATATGGTAGAATG GTGGACCAAAGCGCACAACCTCCTGTGTCAGCAGAGGATTCAGAAGCGTCAGATAGCGCAGGTGGTCGGGGAGTCCACCGCCATGCTCAG GGAGGGGTATAAGACATTCTTCAACACACTCTATCGTAACAACATTCCGCTGTTCATCTTTTCTGCGGGCATTGGTGATATCCTGGAAGAAATTATCCGACAGATGGAAGTGTTTCACCCCAATATCCACATTGTGTCTAACTACATGGATTTTAATGAAGAG GGTTTTCTACAGGGATTCAAGGGCCAGCTCATACACACCTACAATAAGAACAGTTCCGCGTGTCAGAACTCCAGTTACTTCCAGCAGCTTCAGGGCAAGACCAACATCCTCCTGCTTGGAGACTCCATGGGGGACCTCACTATGGCCGATGGGGTTCCTGGAGTGGAGAACATTCTCAAGATTGGCTTCCTAAACGACAAG GTGGAGGAGCAGCGGCAGCGCTACCTGGAGTCCTATGACATCGTGCTGGAGAAGGACGAGTCCCTGGATGTGGTGAACGGGCTGCTGCAGCACATCCTGTCCCAGGGGGACCTCATGGAGATGCAAGACTCCTGA
- the Nt5c3b gene encoding 7-methylguanosine phosphate-specific 5'-nucleotidase isoform X2 produces MTLSRFSYNGKRCPSSYNILDNSKIISEECRKELTALYHHYYPIEIDPHRSIKEKLPHMVEWWTKAHNLLCQQRIQKRQIAQVVGESTAMLREGYKTFFNTLYRNNIPLFIFSAGIGDILEEIIRQMEVFHPNIHIVSNYMDFNEEGFLQGFKGQLIHTYNKNSSACQNSSYFQQLQGKTNILLLGDSMGDLTMADGVPGVENILKIGFLNDKVEEQRQRYLESYDIVLEKDESLDVVNGLLQHILSQGDLMEMQDS; encoded by the exons ATGACCTTGAGCAGGTTTTCATATAATGGAAAGCGATGCCCTTCTTCTTACA ATATTCTGGATAACAGCAAGATCATCAGTGAGGAGTGTCGGAAAGAG CTCACGGCGCTGTATCACCACTACTACCCAATTGAGATTGACCCACACCGATCCATCAAAGAGAAGTTGCCTCATATGGTAGAATG GTGGACCAAAGCGCACAACCTCCTGTGTCAGCAGAGGATTCAGAAGCGTCAGATAGCGCAGGTGGTCGGGGAGTCCACCGCCATGCTCAG GGAGGGGTATAAGACATTCTTCAACACACTCTATCGTAACAACATTCCGCTGTTCATCTTTTCTGCGGGCATTGGTGATATCCTGGAAGAAATTATCCGACAGATGGAAGTGTTTCACCCCAATATCCACATTGTGTCTAACTACATGGATTTTAATGAAGAG GGTTTTCTACAGGGATTCAAGGGCCAGCTCATACACACCTACAATAAGAACAGTTCCGCGTGTCAGAACTCCAGTTACTTCCAGCAGCTTCAGGGCAAGACCAACATCCTCCTGCTTGGAGACTCCATGGGGGACCTCACTATGGCCGATGGGGTTCCTGGAGTGGAGAACATTCTCAAGATTGGCTTCCTAAACGACAAG GTGGAGGAGCAGCGGCAGCGCTACCTGGAGTCCTATGACATCGTGCTGGAGAAGGACGAGTCCCTGGATGTGGTGAACGGGCTGCTGCAGCACATCCTGTCCCAGGGGGACCTCATGGAGATGCAAGACTCCTGA